One Stigmatopora argus isolate UIUO_Sarg chromosome 12, RoL_Sarg_1.0, whole genome shotgun sequence genomic window carries:
- the aqp4 gene encoding aquaporin-4 yields the protein MPDEQSRGTISGTRSNVRAAMGSSSRPSAPRSMSILMGTDKIAGKEFWRAVASEFLATLLFVFLGLGSTMGWPTSSPPAAPPATPIPPLPAHRIVISLCFGLTIATMVQCFGHISGGHINPAVTASMLATRKVSVVKGVFYIVAQMVGAIGGSGLVYLVTPPDLRGSLGVCTVYGSLTEGHGVLVELLLTAQLVFTIFATCDSKRTDLYGSASLSIGLSVTIGHLFGIPYTGASMNPARSFGPAVVMGNFNQHWVYWVGPVLGGVLAGLLYDYLFCPDSGKPGPGQVIPKDQMGGYRDMELARRKKRTERKDALPTREVLSTV from the exons ATGCCAGACGAGCAATCCCGGGGCACCATTAGCGGAACACGTTCGAATGTCAGAGCGGCCATGGGGTCCTCTTCTCGGCCTTCTGCCCCTCGCTCCAT GAGCATATTGATGGGAACCGACAAGATTGCGGGCAAAGAATTCTGGCGGGCTGTGGCTTCGGAATTCCTGGCCACACTTCTATTTGTCTTTCTTGGTCTGGGATCCACCATGGGCTGGCCTACCAGCTCTCCCCCGGCGGCCCCTCCGGCGACCCCAATACCTCCTTTACCTGCCCACAGAATCGTCATTTCACTGTGCTTCGGCCTCACCATTGCAACCATGGTGCAATGCTTTGGCCACATCAGTGGTGGACACATTAACCCAGCGGTCACGGCGTCTATGCTCGCCACCAGGAAAGTGAGCGTAGTAAAAGGGGTGTTTTACATTGTGGCCCAGATGGTGGGTGCTATCGGAGGTTCCGGTTTGGTGTACCTTGTGACACCTCCTGACCTTAGGGGGTCGTTGGGCGTCTGCACG GTGTATGGGAGCCTCACAGAGGGACACGGGGTACTTGTGGAGCTGCTCTTAACAGCACAGTTGGTCTTCACTATTTTTGCCACCTGCGACTCAAAACGCACAGACCTCTATGGATCTGCTTCCTTATCCATCGGTCTGTCTGTAACGATTGGTCATTTATTTGGG ATTCCATACACAGGAGCCAGCATGAACCCTGCTCGTTCTTTTGGCCCAGCGGTGGTCATGGGCAACTTCAATCAGCACTGG GTATACTGGGTGGGGCCTGTCCTGGGTGGTGTTCTTGCCGGACTCCTGTATGACTACCTATTCTGCCCGGACTCGGGCAAACCAGGTCCAGGACAAGTGATTCCCAAGGACCAAATGGGGGGCTACAGGGACATGGAGTTGGCCAGGAGGAAGAAAAGGACAGAGAGAAAAGACGCGTTGCCAACAAGAGAAGTTCTGTCAACTGTATGA